A single genomic interval of Methylobacterium bullatum harbors:
- the rfbG gene encoding CDP-glucose 4,6-dehydratase has translation MSAVTSAASERGGAAWWRGKRVFVTGHTGFKGAWLSLWLTRWGAEVTGLSLAPPTQPSLFEEAEIARRMTSHIGDIRDAELVKRLIAEAQPEIVLHLAAQPLVRLSYREPAETYATNVMGTIHVLEAVRATPSVKAVVSVTSDKCYENREWPWGYRENDPMGGHDPYSSSKGACEIVIASWRKSFFSTPESARVASVRAGNVIGGGDWAEDRLVPDILRAFEADKPAVIRNPGATRPWQHVLEPIGAYLRIAEHLYEDGHEWAEGWNFACDGDDIRPVGYIVDRMVKLYGGTARWELDKDGHVHEAHALSLDCSKARQRLGWRPTWRLDRTLERIVDWSQRRLAGEPVGALSEAEIDLFLADMAARP, from the coding sequence ATGAGCGCCGTAACCAGCGCCGCATCCGAACGCGGTGGGGCCGCATGGTGGCGCGGCAAGCGTGTCTTCGTCACCGGCCACACCGGCTTCAAGGGCGCCTGGCTGTCCCTGTGGCTCACCCGCTGGGGAGCCGAGGTCACCGGCCTGTCCCTGGCGCCCCCGACGCAGCCAAGCCTGTTCGAGGAGGCGGAGATCGCCAGGCGCATGACATCGCATATCGGCGACATCCGTGACGCCGAACTCGTCAAGCGCCTGATCGCGGAAGCGCAACCTGAGATCGTGCTTCACTTGGCGGCCCAGCCCCTGGTGCGCTTGTCCTATCGTGAGCCGGCCGAAACCTACGCCACCAACGTCATGGGCACGATCCATGTGCTGGAGGCCGTCCGCGCCACGCCTTCGGTGAAGGCGGTCGTCTCGGTCACCAGCGACAAGTGCTACGAGAACCGCGAATGGCCCTGGGGCTATCGCGAGAACGACCCGATGGGCGGTCACGATCCCTACAGCAGCAGCAAGGGCGCGTGCGAGATCGTCATCGCATCGTGGCGCAAATCGTTCTTCTCGACGCCGGAATCGGCCCGGGTCGCCTCAGTGCGCGCAGGCAACGTCATCGGCGGCGGCGACTGGGCGGAGGATCGCCTGGTCCCCGATATCCTGCGGGCCTTCGAGGCGGACAAGCCCGCCGTGATCCGCAATCCGGGCGCGACCCGGCCGTGGCAGCACGTGCTCGAACCGATCGGTGCCTATCTCCGCATCGCCGAGCACCTGTACGAGGACGGCCATGAATGGGCCGAAGGCTGGAACTTCGCCTGTGACGGGGACGACATCCGCCCGGTCGGCTACATCGTCGACCGGATGGTGAAGCTGTATGGCGGCACGGCGCGATGGGAGCTGGACAAGGACGGGCATGTCCACGAGGCGCATGCCCTGTCGCTGGATTGCTCGAAGGCGCGCCAACGGCTCGGCTGGCGGCCCACATGGCGCCTCGACCGGACCCTGGAGCGGATCGTCGACTGGTCGCAGCGTCGGCTCGCGGGTGAACCCGTGGGTGCCTTGAGCGAGGCTGAGATCGACCTGTTCCTGGCCGATATGGCCGCGCGCCCGTAA
- the rfbF gene encoding Glucose-1-phosphate cytidylyltransferase: MKAIILAGGLGTRLSEETSVKPKPMVEIGGRPILWHVMKIYAAHGVNDFVICCGYKGYVIKEYFANYALHNSDMTIDLSSGEMVFHRRWAEPWRVTLVDTGEESMTGGRLLRTADHVRDEKEFFFTYGDGLGDVDITASLAFHREHGRQATLTAAYPPGRFGALGIHDKVVTNFEEKPKGDGSMINGGFFVLSPKVIERIADDLTVWEQEPLRGLASDGELMAYEHRGFWQPMDTLRDKHMLEGLWASGKAPWKVWA; this comes from the coding sequence ATGAAGGCGATCATTCTTGCGGGCGGGCTCGGCACCCGTCTCAGTGAAGAAACATCGGTGAAGCCGAAGCCCATGGTGGAGATCGGTGGCCGGCCGATCCTGTGGCATGTCATGAAGATCTATGCCGCTCATGGCGTGAACGATTTCGTGATCTGCTGTGGCTATAAGGGCTACGTGATCAAGGAATACTTCGCCAACTATGCGCTCCACAATTCCGACATGACCATCGACCTATCGAGCGGCGAGATGGTGTTCCATCGCCGCTGGGCCGAGCCGTGGCGCGTGACCTTGGTCGATACCGGCGAGGAATCGATGACGGGCGGCCGGTTGCTGCGGACGGCGGACCATGTCCGCGACGAGAAGGAATTTTTCTTCACCTACGGCGACGGGTTGGGCGACGTGGACATCACCGCCAGCCTCGCCTTCCATCGCGAGCATGGCCGGCAGGCCACCCTCACCGCCGCTTATCCGCCGGGTCGGTTCGGTGCCCTGGGCATCCACGACAAGGTGGTCACGAATTTCGAGGAGAAGCCCAAGGGCGACGGATCGATGATCAACGGCGGCTTCTTCGTGCTGTCGCCCAAGGTCATCGAGCGCATTGCCGATGACCTCACCGTCTGGGAGCAGGAGCCGTTGCGCGGCCTCGCCAGCGACGGGGAACTGATGGCCTACGAACATCGCGGGTTCTGGCAGCCGATGGATACACTCCGCGACAAGCACATGCTCGAGGGCCTGTGGGCGTCCGGCAAGGCTCCTTGGAAGGTGTGGGCATGA
- the yfcG_4 gene encoding Disulfide-bond oxidoreductase YfcG, producing the protein MIDLHYWPTPNGHKVTMFLEEAGLPYTITPVNIGKGEQFKPDFLAIAPNNRMPAIVDHEPPGGGAPITLFESGAILLYLAEKTGRFIAADLPGRAEVLQWLFWQMGGLGPMLGQNHHFSQYAPEKIPYAIERYVKETNRLYGVLDRRLADREFVAGPDYSIADMASYPWIVPWEKQGQNLDDFPNLKRWFTAIAERPGTKAAYARAPEVNPDHGKTMSVDAKKVMFGQTAKRG; encoded by the coding sequence ATGATCGATCTGCATTACTGGCCGACGCCGAATGGCCACAAGGTGACGATGTTCCTGGAGGAGGCCGGGCTCCCCTACACGATCACGCCGGTGAACATCGGCAAGGGCGAGCAGTTCAAGCCGGACTTCCTCGCCATCGCCCCCAACAACCGGATGCCGGCCATCGTCGATCACGAGCCGCCGGGGGGCGGCGCTCCGATCACTCTCTTCGAATCGGGCGCGATCCTGCTCTACCTCGCCGAGAAGACCGGCCGCTTCATCGCGGCCGACCTGCCGGGTCGGGCCGAGGTGCTGCAATGGCTGTTCTGGCAGATGGGCGGGCTCGGCCCGATGCTCGGCCAGAACCACCACTTCTCGCAATATGCGCCGGAGAAGATCCCCTACGCCATCGAGCGCTACGTGAAGGAGACGAACCGTCTCTACGGCGTCCTCGACCGGCGTCTCGCCGACCGGGAGTTCGTCGCCGGGCCGGATTACTCCATCGCCGACATGGCCTCCTATCCGTGGATCGTGCCGTGGGAGAAGCAGGGCCAGAACCTCGACGATTTCCCCAACCTCAAGCGCTGGTTCACGGCCATCGCCGAGCGTCCCGGCACCAAGGCGGCCTATGCCCGCGCGCCCGAGGTCAACCCCGACCACGGCAAGACCATGAGCGTGGACGCCAAGAAGGTGATGTTCGGCCAGACCGCCAAGCGGGGCTGA
- a CDS encoding hypothetical protein (Glycogen operon protein GlgX homolog), translating into MVAKNPPMPQAATQTKAVRSRIKEGSPYPLGANWDGLGVNFALFSAHATKVELCLFDDAGEQELERIELPEYTDEIWHGYLPDARPGTIYGYRVHGPYEPKAGHRFNPNKLLIDPYAKGLVGSITWNPALFGYQMETGDDLTFDERDSAPFTRRSRVIDPAFTWGRDRKPHVPWEKTIFYETHVKGFTKLHPAVPEKLRGTYAGLGNPAVLDYIKSLGVTSVELLPVHAFVQDDYLQEKNLVNYWGYNTISFFTPARRYAAVPDFAFSEFKEMVARMHGAGLEVILDVVYNHTAEGNEKGPTLSFKGVDNASYYRLMPGDERYYINDTGTGNTFNLSHPRVLQLVTDSLRYWATEMRVDGFRFDLATILGREPHGFDEGGGFLDTCRQDPVLNSVKLIAEPWDCGPGGYQVGGFPPGWAEWNDRFRDDVRGYWRGDSGLLPSLASRITGSADKFNKRGRKPWASVNFLTAHDGFTLNDTVSYNEKHNLANGEDGRDGHSHNLSNNYGVEGPTDDEAIKAVRTRQMRNMMATLFLSRGTPMLLAGDEFARSQGGNNNAYCQDNEISWLDWEGIDDAGRDLAEFTQRLTILREALPILTRGRFLSGAYDEDLGVKDVTWLRPDGEEMSTENWTDGGAHSIAVLLDGRAQASGIHRRGGDATLLILYNAYSDLVSFTLPGSVGGVGWTRLLDTNLPDSQEVGTWAIGDRYDVTGRSMLMFVLKPEETEGDEATEMERSYQHVMQAFERANIESVRFAPSAT; encoded by the coding sequence ATGGTCGCCAAGAACCCCCCGATGCCGCAAGCCGCCACGCAGACCAAGGCGGTACGATCGCGCATCAAAGAGGGATCGCCCTATCCGCTGGGCGCCAACTGGGACGGCCTCGGCGTCAATTTCGCCCTGTTCTCGGCCCATGCCACCAAGGTCGAACTCTGCTTGTTCGACGATGCCGGAGAGCAGGAACTCGAGCGCATCGAGTTGCCAGAATACACCGACGAGATCTGGCACGGTTACCTGCCCGACGCGCGTCCCGGCACGATCTACGGCTACCGGGTCCATGGCCCCTACGAGCCCAAGGCCGGCCACCGCTTCAATCCCAACAAGCTGCTGATCGACCCCTACGCCAAGGGTCTCGTCGGCTCCATCACCTGGAACCCGGCCCTGTTCGGCTACCAGATGGAGACGGGCGACGACCTCACCTTCGACGAGCGCGATTCCGCGCCCTTCACCCGCCGCAGCCGCGTCATCGACCCGGCCTTCACCTGGGGACGGGACCGCAAGCCGCACGTGCCGTGGGAGAAGACGATCTTCTACGAGACCCATGTGAAGGGCTTCACCAAGCTGCATCCGGCGGTGCCGGAGAAGCTGCGCGGCACCTATGCCGGCCTCGGCAACCCGGCGGTGCTCGACTACATCAAGAGCCTCGGCGTCACCTCGGTAGAGCTCCTGCCGGTCCATGCCTTCGTGCAGGACGATTATCTCCAGGAAAAGAACCTGGTGAATTACTGGGGCTACAACACGATCTCGTTCTTCACCCCGGCGCGGCGCTACGCAGCGGTGCCGGATTTCGCCTTCTCCGAGTTCAAGGAGATGGTGGCGCGCATGCACGGTGCCGGCCTCGAGGTGATCCTCGACGTGGTCTACAACCACACCGCCGAGGGCAACGAGAAGGGCCCGACCCTGTCGTTCAAGGGCGTCGACAACGCTTCCTACTACCGCCTCATGCCCGGCGACGAGCGCTACTACATCAACGATACCGGCACCGGTAACACCTTCAACCTCTCGCACCCGCGCGTCCTGCAGCTGGTGACCGATTCCCTGCGCTACTGGGCGACGGAGATGCGGGTCGACGGCTTCCGCTTCGACCTCGCCACCATCCTCGGGCGCGAACCGCACGGTTTCGACGAGGGCGGCGGCTTCCTCGATACCTGCCGGCAGGACCCGGTGCTGAACTCGGTCAAGCTCATCGCTGAGCCGTGGGATTGCGGCCCCGGCGGCTATCAGGTCGGCGGCTTCCCGCCGGGCTGGGCGGAATGGAACGACCGGTTCCGCGACGATGTCCGCGGCTACTGGCGCGGCGATTCCGGATTGCTGCCGAGCCTCGCCTCACGCATCACCGGATCGGCCGACAAGTTCAACAAGCGCGGGCGCAAGCCCTGGGCCTCGGTGAACTTCCTCACCGCTCATGACGGGTTCACGCTGAACGACACGGTTTCGTACAACGAGAAGCACAACCTCGCGAATGGCGAGGATGGGCGGGACGGGCATTCCCACAACCTCTCGAACAATTACGGCGTCGAAGGCCCCACCGACGACGAGGCGATCAAGGCGGTGCGCACTCGCCAGATGCGCAACATGATGGCGACGCTGTTCCTCTCGCGGGGAACGCCGATGCTGCTCGCCGGCGACGAGTTCGCCCGCAGCCAGGGCGGCAACAACAACGCCTATTGCCAGGACAACGAGATCTCCTGGCTCGATTGGGAGGGAATCGACGATGCCGGTCGCGACCTCGCCGAGTTCACGCAGCGCCTCACCATCCTGCGCGAGGCCCTTCCGATCCTCACCCGCGGCCGCTTCCTCTCCGGCGCCTATGACGAGGACCTTGGCGTCAAGGACGTCACTTGGCTGCGGCCCGACGGCGAGGAAATGTCCACGGAGAACTGGACGGATGGCGGCGCGCATTCCATCGCCGTCCTGCTCGATGGCCGCGCCCAGGCTTCCGGCATCCACCGCCGGGGAGGCGATGCGACGCTGCTGATCCTCTACAACGCCTACAGCGACCTCGTTTCCTTCACCCTGCCGGGTTCCGTCGGCGGCGTCGGCTGGACGCGACTGCTCGACACCAACCTGCCCGACAGTCAGGAGGTCGGGACCTGGGCCATCGGGGACCGCTACGACGTCACCGGACGCTCGATGCTGATGTTCGTGCTCAAGCCCGAGGAGACCGAAGGTGACGAGGCGACCGAGATGGAGCGCTCCTACCAGCACGTGATGCAGGCGTTCGAACGCGCCAATATCGAGAGCGTGCGCTTCGCTCCCTCGGCGACCTGA
- the limB gene encoding Limonene 1,2-monooxygenase yields the protein MAGVSRSPMQTDTRFMIPLSVLDLAFVPHGATPRDALRNTLDLARAAERLGYRRFWLAEHHNMVGIASAATSVVIGHVASGTRRIRVGAGGVMLPNHSPMVIAEQFGTLETLYPGRIDLGLGRAPGTDQRTLRALRRSPETSDQFPQDVLELQALLGDAQPGQVIQAVPGTGTKVPLWILGSSLFGAQLAAMLGLPYAFASHFAPDALIQALAVYRERFAPSEQATAPHAMVGVNVVAAETDAEARRLFTSAQQQFTNMFRGTRGLLPPPIDDIETYWSPSEKRQASGMLARAIVGSPETVRRGLADLIAETGADELMVASAIHDPAARVRSYEILADVAAAPIRVAPARELVAG from the coding sequence ATGGCCGGCGTGAGCCGGTCGCCGATGCAAACGGACACGCGATTCATGATTCCTCTTTCCGTTCTCGACCTCGCCTTCGTGCCGCATGGCGCGACGCCCCGGGACGCCCTGCGGAACACCCTCGACCTCGCGAGGGCCGCCGAGCGCCTCGGCTACCGGCGTTTCTGGCTCGCCGAGCACCACAACATGGTGGGCATCGCCAGCGCGGCGACCTCCGTGGTCATCGGCCACGTGGCCTCGGGCACGCGCCGCATCCGCGTCGGGGCCGGCGGGGTCATGCTTCCGAACCACTCGCCCATGGTCATCGCCGAGCAGTTCGGCACCCTGGAGACCCTGTATCCGGGCCGGATCGATCTCGGCCTCGGCCGGGCACCCGGCACCGACCAGCGCACCCTGCGCGCGCTACGCCGCTCGCCGGAGACGTCGGACCAGTTCCCGCAGGACGTCCTCGAACTCCAGGCCCTGCTCGGCGACGCGCAGCCGGGCCAGGTGATCCAGGCCGTGCCGGGGACGGGCACGAAGGTGCCGCTCTGGATTCTCGGCTCCAGCCTGTTCGGGGCGCAGCTCGCCGCCATGCTCGGCCTGCCCTACGCCTTCGCCTCGCATTTCGCGCCGGATGCGCTGATTCAGGCGCTCGCCGTCTATCGCGAGCGCTTCGCCCCGTCCGAGCAGGCGACGGCGCCCCATGCCATGGTCGGCGTCAACGTCGTGGCGGCCGAGACCGACGCGGAGGCGCGCCGCCTGTTCACCTCGGCGCAGCAGCAATTCACCAACATGTTCCGTGGCACGCGGGGCCTGCTGCCGCCGCCCATCGACGATATCGAGACCTACTGGTCGCCCTCCGAGAAGCGGCAGGCCTCGGGGATGCTCGCCCGCGCCATCGTCGGTTCGCCCGAGACCGTGCGCCGGGGGCTCGCCGACCTGATCGCCGAGACCGGGGCGGACGAACTCATGGTCGCCAGCGCCATCCACGATCCCGCCGCACGCGTGCGCTCCTACGAGATCCTGGCGGATGTCGCCGCGGCGCCGATCCGGGTAGCCCCGGCGAGGGAACTCGTCGCGGGCTGA
- the ffh gene encoding Signal recognition particle protein yields the protein MFEGLSDRLSGILSGLTRRGALTEADVTAALREVRRALLEADVALEVVRGFTEKVREKAVGAVVVKSVTPGQMVVKIVNDELVAMLGSEAGLIDLNAPAPVAILMVGLQGSGKTTTTAKIARRLTNRDKRKVLLASLDTRRPAAMEQLAILAKQVGVDSLPIVEGQSAVQIARRAMDAARLGGFDVVMLDTAGRITLDEALMAEAAEVKAATNPHEVLLVADALTGQDAVVTARAFDERLGVTGIVLTRMDGDSRGGAALSMRAVTGKPIKLVGTGEKVDALEEFHPSRVANRILGMGDIVSLVEKAAETIDHEQALRTAEKMRKGKFDLDDLSMQLAQMEKMGGIGGLMGMLPGMGAMKKQVEGANLDENMFKRQRAIISSMTAQERKNPDILKNSRKKRIAAGSGTKVEELNKLLKMHRTMADMMKAMGSGKRGIGQALGSMFGLGGGGMGGMPGLPPGMPEPTPEQIAAIEKQMGGKLPPMPPGFGGGKMPGLPGLGGPKGPGGLPGLGGFPFGKKK from the coding sequence ATGTTCGAAGGCCTGTCCGACCGCCTGTCCGGTATCCTCTCGGGGCTCACCCGTCGGGGTGCGCTCACGGAAGCCGACGTTACGGCGGCGCTCCGCGAGGTGCGCCGCGCGCTGCTCGAAGCCGACGTCGCCCTCGAAGTGGTGCGCGGCTTCACCGAGAAGGTCCGTGAGAAGGCGGTGGGCGCCGTCGTCGTCAAGTCGGTGACGCCCGGCCAGATGGTCGTGAAGATCGTCAACGACGAACTCGTGGCCATGCTCGGCTCCGAGGCCGGCCTCATCGATCTCAACGCCCCCGCCCCCGTCGCCATCCTGATGGTCGGTCTCCAGGGCTCGGGCAAGACCACCACCACCGCCAAGATCGCCCGGCGCCTGACCAACCGCGACAAGCGCAAGGTGCTGCTCGCCTCCCTCGACACCCGCCGCCCGGCCGCCATGGAGCAGCTGGCGATTCTAGCCAAGCAGGTCGGCGTCGACAGCCTGCCCATCGTCGAGGGCCAGTCGGCGGTGCAGATCGCCCGCCGCGCCATGGATGCCGCGCGGCTGGGCGGTTTCGACGTGGTCATGCTCGACACCGCCGGCCGCATCACCCTCGACGAGGCGCTGATGGCGGAGGCCGCCGAGGTCAAGGCGGCGACGAACCCGCACGAAGTCCTGCTGGTGGCCGACGCGCTGACCGGCCAGGACGCGGTGGTCACCGCCCGCGCCTTCGACGAGCGCCTGGGCGTCACCGGCATCGTGCTGACCCGCATGGACGGCGATTCGCGCGGTGGCGCGGCCCTCTCCATGCGCGCCGTCACCGGCAAGCCGATCAAGCTCGTCGGCACCGGCGAGAAGGTGGACGCGCTCGAGGAGTTCCACCCCTCCCGCGTCGCCAACCGCATCCTCGGCATGGGCGACATCGTCTCCCTCGTGGAGAAGGCGGCCGAGACCATCGACCACGAGCAGGCGCTCCGCACCGCGGAGAAGATGCGCAAGGGCAAGTTCGACCTCGACGACCTGTCGATGCAGCTCGCCCAGATGGAGAAGATGGGCGGCATCGGCGGCCTGATGGGCATGCTGCCCGGCATGGGTGCCATGAAGAAGCAGGTCGAGGGCGCCAATCTCGACGAGAACATGTTCAAGCGCCAGCGCGCCATCATTTCGTCGATGACCGCGCAGGAGCGCAAGAATCCCGACATCCTCAAGAATTCCCGCAAGAAGCGCATCGCGGCGGGGTCGGGGACGAAGGTGGAGGAGCTCAACAAGCTCCTCAAGATGCACCGGACCATGGCCGACATGATGAAGGCGATGGGCTCGGGCAAGCGCGGCATCGGCCAGGCGCTCGGCTCGATGTTCGGTCTCGGCGGTGGCGGGATGGGCGGCATGCCCGGCCTTCCCCCCGGCATGCCCGAGCCGACGCCCGAGCAGATCGCCGCCATCGAGAAGCAGATGGGCGGCAAGCTGCCTCCCATGCCGCCGGGCTTCGGCGGCGGAAAGATGCCGGGCCTTCCGGGGCTCGGAGGAC
- the rfbJ gene encoding CDP-abequose synthase, which produces MRVAITGASGFLGRRVTAALVARGDDVALLARPSSVLESGGASIVRFSGADEAARHVGAIAPDVLIHLAAAQGRRGESAATMVDANVTLSIALLEAMGAGTLFINTATTLPPTVNLYALTKRHFVDLARLLVTQGRTGAHVANAELQMIYGPGDDPDKFVPGLALQLVENLKPLVTTPATQRRDFVHVDDAVSAILALIDARGQLPSWQDVPLGSGVAVPLGDFIERAIRASGFDRPWQRSLPPRAGEPPEMVADTSVLRDLGWTARMDLDDGIAQLIADARRRSGVGGA; this is translated from the coding sequence GTGCGGGTAGCGATAACCGGAGCGTCCGGCTTCCTGGGCAGGAGAGTCACCGCCGCCCTCGTGGCGCGGGGTGACGACGTCGCCCTCCTGGCCCGTCCTTCCTCGGTGCTCGAATCGGGCGGGGCCTCGATCGTCCGCTTCTCCGGTGCGGACGAGGCGGCACGCCATGTGGGCGCGATCGCGCCCGACGTGCTGATCCACCTCGCCGCCGCTCAGGGACGGCGGGGCGAGAGCGCGGCGACGATGGTGGATGCCAACGTGACGTTGAGCATAGCGCTGCTCGAGGCGATGGGTGCCGGAACGCTGTTCATCAACACCGCGACGACCCTGCCGCCAACGGTGAACCTCTATGCGCTGACCAAACGCCACTTCGTCGATCTCGCCCGCCTTCTCGTCACGCAGGGTCGAACCGGTGCGCATGTGGCGAATGCGGAATTGCAGATGATCTACGGTCCGGGGGACGATCCGGACAAGTTCGTTCCAGGTCTCGCCCTGCAACTCGTCGAGAACCTGAAGCCGCTCGTGACCACGCCGGCAACGCAACGCCGCGATTTCGTTCATGTGGACGATGCCGTTTCGGCCATCCTCGCCCTGATCGATGCACGCGGGCAGCTTCCCTCATGGCAGGATGTGCCCCTGGGGTCCGGTGTCGCGGTGCCGCTCGGTGACTTCATCGAGCGCGCCATCCGGGCGAGCGGCTTCGATCGGCCGTGGCAGCGGTCGCTTCCTCCCCGCGCGGGAGAGCCGCCGGAAATGGTGGCCGATACCTCCGTCCTGCGAGATCTGGGCTGGACCGCTCGGATGGATCTCGACGACGGAATTGCCCAGTTGATCGCCGACGCGCGCCGCCGCTCGGGCGTCGGCGGCGCTTAA